The genomic region TATCAATGCAGGATTCTTTAGAAGAGATACCTGATGAAATAGCTAAGTTACAAGAAAATCTTGCTATCTTACAAGATGAATTAAATATTACGAGAGAGCAGTTAGAACAACAAGATTATCAAGATGTTGATTTAGAGAGTTACTTAAGTACACTTGATGAACAGTTAACAGATATTCAAGTTGAATTGGGTACTTTAGAAGGTACAACTAGTGATTTATTAGCTTATAATGAAGCAAGTTTATTATTAGAAGAGGCATCTTTGGATATTCAAATAGCAGAGAATGAATTATTAATACAAGAAATTGAGTTGGAACAAGAGTTTACGGAAGCAAAAACTGCTTTAGAAGAGGCGAATGTTCAATTAGAAGAAGCAAAAGAAGAGTTAGATTCTATACCGGAAGGAACGATTATTACTCTTACTAATAATGAGAATGGTGGTTTTGTTACTTTTGAGGCAAATGCAGCATCGATAGAATCCATTTCTTTTATCTTTCCACTATTGTTCTTTTTAGTAGCAGCACTTGTTAGTTTGACTACTATGACAAGAATGATAGAAGAACAAAGATTACAAAGTGGTACTTTGTTGGCATTAGGTTATTCGAAACAAGATGTTTTAATGCAATATGTTGGTTATGCTTTATTAGCAACACTTTTTGCTAGTGTTTTAGGTATTTTATTTGGGGTTGCTTTTTTTCCTTGGATTATTTATTTCTTATATACTAGTATTTTGTATGGGGTACAAGCACCAATACAAATAAGTTTTGATGCTATTGTTTGTATGCAAACTATTTTTATAGCTGTTATTATTACATTAGTAGTTACTGTATATGTTTGTTATGGAGAATTAATGGATTTACCAGCTACATTATTAAGACCAAAAGCACCTAAATCAGGGAAAAGAATTTTATTAGAAAGAATTCCATTTATTTGGAAACGTTTATCTTTTAATCGTAAGGTTACGATGAGAAATATTTTCCGATATAAAAAGCGTTTTATTATGTCTGTAATTGGGATAGCTGGGTGTAGTGCATTGATTGTTACTGGATTTGGGTTACGTGATTCTATTGCCCAAGTAGTTACTGTGCAATTTGGTGATATATGGCATTTTGATGCGACAATATCTTATAGTGAGTCAGTGGGGCAACAAGATGTTGATGAGTTAGAAGAATTATTGATAGAACAAGGATCAATTAGTGCAATCAATAGTGTTTATAGTCAAACTACTCTTTTTGCTGGAGAAACAAAAGATTATGCAGGATATGTGGTGGTACCAGAAAATAGTACAGATTTTTCAGACTTTGTTTCTGTTATTGATAAAGATAGTGAGGAAGAGTTACTGTTAGAAGATGATGGAGTTATTATTAATGAAAAATTAGCAGAGCTATTGGATGTAGAAGTAAATGATACAATTAGTGTAACGTTTGATAATAGTACTTATGTAGTCAAAGTATCTGGTATTTGCCAACATCATTTTATGCATTATATGTATATGTCTAAAACATATTATGAAAGCTTAACAAGTAGTGATGTAAAATATAACAATGCTTATGTTATGACGACAAGTACGACTCAATCAACACTAGATAGTCTAGGAGAAAGGTTGATGGAACTTGATGAAGTATCTGGAACTACCTTTATGTCAACAACTTCTGAAACATTCCAAACACAATTACAAAGTGTGAATAGTGTAGTTGTTATTTTAGTAGTATGTGCTGGGTGTTTAGCGTTTGTAGTACTTTATAATTTAACGAATATTAATATACAAGAACGAAAGAGTGAGATAGCAACTATCAAAGTGTTGGGGTTCTATAAAAAAGAAGTCGATGATTATGTATTTAGAGAAAATATGTTGTTATCATTTATAGGGGCTATCGTAGGCTGTGTTCTAGGGAAGTTGATACATATGTATTTAATGCCAACTATTGAAATAGAGATGACTATGTTTGTTCGAGAAATATCATATTCTACCTATTTAGTAGCCATTGCATTAACAATGATCTTTACTTTTATCATTAATCATAAAATGAGTAAGGTAATTAAGAAGATTGATATGGTTGAGTCTTTAAAGAGCGTAGAATAGGGTTACTAATATGCTAAATATAGTGAATATATTTAGGATTATATAAAATGTGATAAAAATATGAAATTTTATCAAATAAAGATAAAATCATAAAAACCCTTATAAAATAAGGGTTTTTATTGTATATAGTGAATTTTATAATAGAAAAAACATGGAAAAGCACCTAAAAAAAGTGTATAATTACAAGTGGATATATTATTGAAAGGAGGCAACAAATGGAAAGAAATATTAGTTCGAGACTATCGAGTTTTCTAAAGGAAAATATTGTGGAAAGAAAAGCGATGTTTTTACCTTTTTTATGTGTGGTTACTTTTATGTTAGTTGGTTATGCAGCTGTTGATAAAGAAGCCCCTGTAATAGAAACTTCTCGTATTGAATTACCATACGGAGAAGAATTTGATGCAAGTGCATTATATATTACCGATAATCAAACAAGCCGAGAATTATTAGAAGTGACTGTAAATACAGATTCATTAGATGTGAATCAAATAGGTGTGTATACAATCACAGTAGAAGCAATTGATCAATTTTCAAATGTAGCAACAAAAGTTGTCACAGTATCAGTTGTGGATAATAAAGGTCCAGAATTCAATGTATTGGGTTCGAATGAAGGATATACAATAGTGGTACCTGTAATGGGTAGTGAAGATATTACTAGTTATATGGAAGCAGTTGATAATGTAGAGGGGGATGTAACTCCATTTATTGAAACAAGTGCAGATTTAGATACTAGTGCGATTGGTTTCCAAACAATTACTTTAACAGTAAGTGATAGTGCTGGAAATGTTACGGAAGAAACTTATGAGTTTGCTATTTCTGATGATGAAGCTCCAGTTATTGAATTATTAAGTGGTAGCAGTTATACATTAAATTATGGTGATAAGTTTGATATTTATGATATTGTAGATATTTATGATAATTTTGATGAATCATTAGATATTGTTGTAAATGGAGAAGTGGATGAAGAATTATTAGGAGATAGCCAAGAAATTGAAATTACTGCTACAGATGGTTCTGGTAATGAAACGAGTCAAGTTGTGACAGTAACAGTAAAAGATATTGAATCACCTAGTTTATCATTATCTAAATCTTATGTAGAAGTAAAAGAAGGAGCTACATTTACTGCTCTTAATTATGTAAGTTCTGCATCTGATAATTATGATGGAAATTTAACTTCAAGTGTAACAGCTTCAAGTATTTCTACATCTTCAACAGGAACGAAAACAGTTACTTATACAGTAACGGATAGTTCAGGTAATACAACAACAAAAACATTAAAAGTATATGTTTATGATTCAAGCATTAGTGCTGGTGCACAATCAGCTGTAACTTATGCAAAAACAAAAATAGGTTCTCCTTATGTTTATGGAGCAACTGGATCTTATAGTTTTGACTGTTCAGGATTTACACAATGGTGCTTTAAACAAGCCGGTGTATCAATTCCTCGTACAGCAGCATCACAAGCTAGTAGTGGAACATATGTATCACGTAGTAATTTACAAGTAGGAGATTTAGTTTTCTATTCTGCTTATTCAGGTGGTAGTGTCACACACGTTGGTATTTATGTAGGTAATGGTATGATTATTCATTGCAGTAGTTCAAAAGGTGTATGTTATGCATCATTAGACGTAATGAATTATGTAACAGCTAGAAGATATTAATAAAATAATAAGAAAGTACTTCATAAGAAGTACTTTTTTTGTATAATAGAGGAAAGGGGATGATATTATGCAAGTAGGATCACAAAAAGAATTTCAATTATATGATGAAGCACTATTAGAAAAAGGATATACAATGAATCAATTAATTGGTTTTGCAGCGATAGGGTTATCAAAACAACCAATACAAGCAAATAAAATAGGGATCGTGTGTGGAAATGGAAATAATGGAGCTGATGGATTAGCGTTAGCTTTAATGTTACAAGAAAAACACCAGGTAACTGTTTATTTAACAAGTGTAACGGGTAGTTTATCAGTTAGTCACTATTTGGGGAAAGTAGTAGAATCAGGGATAGTGGTTCATGATGGAATTAGTTTAATTGATCAAGAGGATTTAATCATTGATGCTATTTTTGGTAGTGGATTGAATAGGGATGTAAGTGGAAAATATTATGATATTATTGAAAAAATCAATACATTAGATAAACCAGTTATCGCTATTGATATACCTAGTGGGTTAGATTGTAATAGTGGGTTACCTAAAAATATTTCGATTAAAGCAACGCAAACAAGGACTATTTGTGCTTATAAACAAGGTTTTTTATTACCTCATAGTAAAGAATATACAGGAGATATTATGCTTTGTCCGTTAGTAGAGAAAGAAGTTCCTTTTTCTACGGTGGTAGATAATAGGATAATTCAATCAATTATAAAGAAAAGGAAATATGATGATTATAAAGGTAAATATGGAAAAGTAATCCATATTACAGGAAGTAATGAATATATTGGGGCAGCTACTTTGGCAGCTAAATCATCGGTTTATAGTGGTAGTGGATTAGTTTGTTGTTATTCATCAAGTGAGGTACTAACAAGTGTTACTATTAATGTACCGGAGTGTATTGTTAAAAAAAGAATCAATACATTAGATCCTATTATTTATCAACACTATGATGCATTACTTATTGGAAGTGGACTAGGATTGGATTTTTCTAGTGAAAAATATGTTGAAGATGTATTAGAAAAGTCAACGATACCAATGGTTATTGATGGAGATGGATTAACTTATGTTGCTATGCATTTAGAAAGTCTGAAAAAGGCTCATGCCCCAGTGATACTAACACCGCATATAGGTGAGTTTAAAAGGTTACATCCTTTTTATAATGAAACAGATTATGTTCTTTTAGCTAAAGAGTTTGCTTTAAAGTGGGGTGTTATTTTAGTTTTAAAAGGACCAAATACAATAGTAACAAATGGTAATGATACTTATCGTAATACGACAGGGAATAGTGCTATGGCATCAGCAGGTAGTGGAGATGTTTTAGCAGGGATGATTGTTAGTTTCTTAGGACAAGGATATGGACCTATTGAAGCTAGTATACAAGCTGTTTATTTACATGGGTTATGTGGAGATATTGTTGCTAATGACAATTATACTGCAGTTGCTAGTAAAGTAATTGAATTGATTCCTAAAGCAATGAAAAGAATAATATAAAAACAAGGAAATTATTCCTTGTTTCTTTTTATAATGGTAATACTTCTACCTGTTTCTTTACATCGATGACTATAAAATAGATCATTATTTTTAATAGTACATAAATCATTGACAGTAATATTTTCTTCTAATAAACCACTTAATAATAGTTGTTGTTTGTTTAAGCTCTTATTATCTACTAGATAGTGTATTTCATCTGTTGGATGATAGAAAGGGGTTGTATCAAAACTCATAGCATTGATTTTATCAATCACATCTTGTTGAACTTCTAATTTTTCATAAGAAATACAAGGACCTATATAGGCTAACATTTCCTTAGGAATACATCCTTCTTTTTCAATTAGATGGGTTACTACTTTTTTAGTAATTTCACGAGTTGTTCCTAACCAACCTGCATGTATACATGCAACTATTTTTTGATTAGGACAATACAATAAAATAGGTGTGCAATCTGCATGAAAAGTCATTAAAAATAAATTTTCTGCTCTGGTATACATTGCATCACTTTCTTCAATTGCATCCTCTCTTGAAAATGCACCTAATCCAGCATCCTCACTAGTAACTTCTACAAAGTTACTAGAATGAATTTGTTTTAATGCAACAAAGTTCTCTAATGATGTTTCCAAATAGTTAGCCAAATCAAGACGATTATTTAAAATCAGTTCTTGGTCCGGATTTTGAAAAGACATATCACCAAAGTCTTTGGTAATTGTATATGCTTCTATTTCCTTAGAGGGATTCCATGATATTAATCGCATTCTTTTTCTCCTTTTTGTACATATGTCCAATGTAATTATTAATTAATACATATACTAACCTAGAGGAGGGGGATTCTATGTATCAACGAAACTGTAATTGCCAACAAAACAATGATATGACACCAGAACCAATCATGGCACCTAAAAAAGTATGTTACACACAAAGCTGTCGTTATGTCGAACAACCAGTTATTTGTCCAATTGAATGTTGTCATGTGGAAAATGTTGTCTATTATCCAAAATACTATCCACAATATAGTCAAAGCTATATTGTGCAAGATAATAATGGATGTAATTGTCAAGAATAGATATGGGAAACCATATCTATTTTTTTGTTAGTTCTTTTATCCAAGAATCATCCGGATCAATATAAATAGTTTTATATGCCTCCACAATCACTTTCCCAGGTTTAGCACCACTAGGTTTCTTAAGGTTTTTTACAAGAGTATAACTAACAGGAACAGAACTACTTACTTTTCCTTTTGAGAAATAAGCAGCAATAGTACTTGCAAGACGAATAGTATACTCATCTAAATCTTGTCCTTTTACAACGACATGACTACCAGGCATACCTTGAGCATGGAACCAAGTATCGTAACGATTCGCACTTTTAAAAGTTAAATAATCATTTTGTAAGTTGTTTTTACCAATTAATATTTCTATATTATCTTTCGTAAAATAAGTTTCTACTCTTGGTTTTGTTGGTTTCTTAGCTTTTTTAGTTTTCTTTTTTAAGTAACCTAAACTTTCTAACTCATCTTTTATTTCTAAGGCATCATAATAGTTAGCGTTATTTAACAAAGAAATTAAACCATCAAAGTATTCTATTTCTATCTTTGTTTTTTCAATTTGTTCATTTAAAACAGTAATTGAGTTTTTTGCTTTTTGATACTTATTATAATACTTTTTAGCGTTCTCTTTGCCATCTAGTTTAGGATCTAATTCAATCATTATATTCGTATTATCATAGTAGTTAAATACTTCTACTTGCCACATTCCTTTTTGAACCATTCCTAAATAAGAAAACAATAAATCACCATAAATACGATACTCTTCTCGATTAGAAGAAATATGTAATGTATCTTCTAGTTTTTCTAATTTTAGAACATTCTTTTGATATTCATTATTTATGAATCTAGAAAGATTAGAAGTTTGTTGTTTGATACGTTCTTTTTGGTCTATCGCAAAAAAGAATGTATCAAAACCATCAAAGATAGATAATTGAGTTGGTTCTACTTGAAGATGTGTTAAAGGAAGAATATGAAAATACTCTTTATCATCTACTTTACTAATGTAAATAGAACGAGAATCTTTTATTTCTTTGATAATATCTTCAAAATATTGACCTTGGTCAATACGATACAATACTTCTTTAGAAAGTAGTGGAGAAAATCCTAAATAAACTTTTGTTAGATTGTTATGTTCTTGATAAGAACTAGTATAAGGATTCAATTTTGTATCATCCATAGGAGGATATTGATACATCGCACCAGGTTGTAAAAAACGAGTCGTATTCATACTAGGACTAATTCTTTTAATACAATCAATAATCTTTTTATCTTCATTACATAAAATAATATTAGAATGTTTCCCCATTATTTCAATATACATATGATAATGGACTATATCCCCTAACTCATTATGACATAAGAATGTTAGATGACAAATACGATCAGTTAGTACTTGTTCTATCTTTTGAATGTATCCACCTTCTAAATATTTACGAAATAACATTGTTAATGTATTTGGTTGTTCAGGAGTTGGATATTGCATATTTGTAAGATGTAATCTAGCATGCATAGGATGACTAGATAAAAGTAATTTAAAATTTTCACGATTAGAACGTACGTGAATAAGTAATTCATATTTTGATATTTGATAGATTTTATTAATTCTACCAGTTTCTATTTTTTCTTTTAATGCATCGATTGTTTGATGCATTACAATTCCATCATTTGCCATTTTTATCACCTCTAGCATTATAACATAATAACTACCAATATTTATATTTGATTGTATTAAAATCAAAATAACAAGAATATCCTTCCAATGTACCAGTATTCGTATATTGATAAATAAGATAGTCATCTTCCAAAATATAGGATGAATCATCATATAATGCTATCCACTTTAAATAAGGTAGTTGTTCTTTATCTAAAATATGATTCCACCAATAATAAGAAGCATAAATACCCGCATTATAATGGTTGTATTCTATTTCTTGACAAAAAGCATTACATATATCATTTAATAATTGATCATCATAATCTAGTAATGTACTATCTTCTATATCAAAAAAGACTCCTAAAGGAATATCATAATCTGCAATTAAATCTAAAACAAATTGTGCTTCATTGGTTGCATCTTGTATTGTTGTAGCCATAGTATAATAATAAACTCCTACTGGGATATTTTGTTCATTGCATAAATCGAGATAATCCTTAAACAAAGGATCTTCATTTAGTGTATTTGAATCACTACTAGTATAGCCACAACGAATAATCACAAATTTTACATCTTGAGGAATAGTATGAATCTCACCATTCCATTTCGAAAGATCAATACCAAATAAACTATCTTGTTGACTAGGCAATAAAAGACATAAAACAAAAATAAAGATAAGAATAACAGGAAATAATAGTAATTTATATGTTTTTGTATAGAAATTATTGTTTACTTTTTTCATCTTTTACCCCCTTTTTCTAAATATACCACATCTTCTTTAATTTCCTATATTTTTTATAGTAAACAATTGACATTCTTGGCTTTTATTATTATGATATTCCTAATATAAAAAGGAGTGACAATTGTGAAAAAAGGCGTACTAATTATCTTAAGTGGTCCTAGTGGTGTAGGTAAAGGGACAGTAAGAGAAGAGTTATTTAAAGATGAGAGTTTGAATCTAGCATATTCAATTTCTATGACAACAAGAAGTCCAAGACCAACAGAACATGATGGTGTAGATTATTTCTTTGTTTCAAAAGAAGAATTTGAACAAAAAGAAGCGAAGGGATTGTTATTAGAATCAGCACAATTCGTAGGGAATTATTATGGAACTCCTGCTGAAAATGTAGAAAAATTATTAAATGAAGGTAAAAATGTGGTTTTAGAGATTGAAGTACAAGGAGCATTACAGGTTATGAAGAAAAGACCAGATGCACTTACTATCTTTTTAGTACCACCTTCAATGGAAGAATTAGAAAGAAGAATTCGTGGTAGACGTACGGAAGAAGATACAATTGTCCAAGAACGTTTAGGAAAAGCACGTGCTGAAATAGCAACAAAAGATCAATATAAACATGTTGTAGTAAACGATAATGTTTTCAAAGCAAAAAATAGTATTGCACTCATTATAAAAGAACATCAAGAGCACGCCTAAGTGCTCTTGTTTGTTTTATAAATAGTTTAATTGTGGTAAAATAGAACGAAAGGTGGTGGAAACATGTATATTATATCAGTTTTAATCGAACATCCAGTTCAATCATTAGATATGACTTTTGATTACTTATCTGATTATGTTATCGGGTTACATCATCGTGTTTCTATTATGTTTCATCATCAAAAGATTATTGGTTATGTGATGGATGTCCAGTATACAAATAAAACAAGAGAAGAACTAGAACTTGAAAATGGTTTTCATTATCAAATGATTTTAGATGTATTAGATGATATGCCAGTGCTAAATGAAGAACTACGTAGTTTATCTATTACCTTATCAAAACTATCATTAGCCACTAGAATGGCATGTATTCAGGCGATGTTACCAAGTCAATTAAAACCTAAAAAAGGGAAACATACTGGAATTCAATATGAACGTATTGTTATTGGAAATCTAGGTTTTGCTTTAAAAACAACAAAACAACAAGAAGCATATCAATATATCCTAGATCATCCAAGTAGTCTAATAAAAAATATTCCGTATAGTAAAGCATTATTAGATAATATGGTAAAACAAGGAGCTATTGAATATCATCAAATAGAAAAATATCGCATACCACAAAATACAGCATTTATAAAAAAAGTTCATACTTTGTCTAAAGAACAACAGTATATTGTAGAAGATATAAGTAAAAAAGATACTTATGGTGTTAATCTTTTACATGGAGTAACAGGTGCTGGTAAGAGTGAAGTATATGTTCAAATAGCTAAAAATATTGTAAAAAAAGGAAAAACAGTGATTGTATTAGTGCCAGAAATAGCACTAACACCGATGATGATTGCTTTATTTAAGAGTCATTTTGATCAAAATGTTGCAATATTACACTCTAAATTATCTAGTGGAGAAAGGTATGATGAATATCGTCGTATTCAAAACAAAGAAGTATCGATTGTAGTAGGGGCTAGAAGTGCTATTTTTGCTCCTTTAGAAAATATTGGACTTATTGTAATGGATGAAGAGCATGATAGCAGTTATAAACAAACAACGACTCCTCGTTATCACTGTTTAGAAATAGCAAAAATACGTGCCAAGACACATCAATGTCCTATCTTACTAGCAAGTGCCACACCATCCTTAGAATCTTATTATCGAGCATTGGAAGGATTTTATGATTTATACACATTAGAAAACAGAATCAACCAACAACCTCTACCACCAATAGAATTTGTTTCCATGGAAAAAGAAATGCGAGATGGCAATTATAGTTTACTATCTAGAAAATTAGTTAACCAATTACAAGCTTGCATTGATTCAGGGAATCAAGCAATCTTATTATTAAACCAGAGAGGTTACGCAAATCATATTCGTTGCTTAGATTGCAATACAGTTGTAAAGTGTCCACATTGTGATATTAGCTTAACCTATCATCACGATACCAAACAATTACATTGTCATTATTGTGACTATCGTCAACCTTATACAAACACTTGTCCAACTTGTCAATCTAGCAATATGAAGTTAGTTGGAACGGGAACTCAAAAAATGGAAGAAATACTAGCACAAGAATTAGAAAATGCAACAATTATTCGTTATGACTATGATTCTACAAGAAACAAACAAGGACATCAAAAATTATTAGATCGATTTAAAAACAAAGAAGCAAATATTTTATTAGGGACACAAATGATTGCCAAAGGATTAGATTTTCCAGATGTAACACTAGTAGGTGTTATTAATGCGGATATTAGTTTGCATATTCCTGATTTTCGTAGCAATGAAAGAACATTCCAATTACTATCACAAGTTGCTGGACGAACTGGAAGAGCAGATAAACCAGGAACAGTAACGATTCAAACCTATAACGAAAAACATCCTGTCTTAGTGAATGTAAAAAATCATAATTATATTCGATTTTATCAAGAAGAAATGAAGTATCGTAAACTAGCAATGTATCCACCATATCGTTATTTACTAAGTATTCTAATTGAAGGAAAACAAGAAGAACAAGTAGAATTATATGGTCAATATATAAAAAAATACTTAGTAAAAGAATTACCAAATCAAGTTATTTTAGGTCCTACTAGTGGGACTATCTCAAAGATAAATAATTATTATCGTCGTCGTATTCTTATTAAATATCGTTCTTTAAAAGAAATATATGAAGTGATTCGTACTATGCATCGATATTATAATAAAAAAGAAACAAAGATTCGTGTTATATGTGACTTTGATCCATATAATCAATTATAAAAGGAGAACCTATGGCTAGAAAATTAGCGTTAGAAATATTATTAAAATATCAAAATGAACAAAGTTATATTAACATCACTTTAAATCATGCTCTTATCAATAGTGAATTATCAAGAAAAGACAAAGATTTAGTAACCCAAATAGTATATGGAACAGTTCAAAATAAACTATATCTAGAATACTTATTAGCCCCTGCTATTGAGGGTAAAAAAGTACATCGTGACACAAAAATGATCTTATTAATGACACTTTACCAATATTACTTCCTAGATAAAATACCAACCTATGCATTATGCAATGAAGCAGTATCACTAGCAAGCAGGAAAGAAAGAAATCAAGGTCGCTTTGTAAATGCAATATTACACCAAATCATTGATAACCCCAAACGTACGTTAGATGGTTTAGATGATGATCAAAGACTAAG from Tannockella kyphosi harbors:
- a CDS encoding FtsX-like permease family protein; translated protein: MKKRAYIKNQIIGIKKTKARFLSIFVIVFLGSAFYAGLRHAPTIMENSIEEYLIDYGFEDIDIIATLGFSQKDISYLDDIEEIDEYQVGLRYDALLSFQGTDFGVIVYTQDDFSSSVNQAVLLSGDYPESDNECLIDNEFAVDQGLGVGDVISLTSAYDDKIYVISGIAQDTRYMSIVERGTNSLGDGSNSAYVMMYTVGNESMALPDDLYELREEEVLYNDIRITLKNEEGYSLFSEEYDTYVRSVSYEINNIYHQLFDDLYSEMMDEYTTLYEEGYQEYLEGYEEYVVGYATFETEMASAKLQIIEAKKELIENEQLLLEAQISMQDSLEEIPDEIAKLQENLAILQDELNITREQLEQQDYQDVDLESYLSTLDEQLTDIQVELGTLEGTTSDLLAYNEASLLLEEASLDIQIAENELLIQEIELEQEFTEAKTALEEANVQLEEAKEELDSIPEGTIITLTNNENGGFVTFEANAASIESISFIFPLLFFLVAALVSLTTMTRMIEEQRLQSGTLLALGYSKQDVLMQYVGYALLATLFASVLGILFGVAFFPWIIYFLYTSILYGVQAPIQISFDAIVCMQTIFIAVIITLVVTVYVCYGELMDLPATLLRPKAPKSGKRILLERIPFIWKRLSFNRKVTMRNIFRYKKRFIMSVIGIAGCSALIVTGFGLRDSIAQVVTVQFGDIWHFDATISYSESVGQQDVDELEELLIEQGSISAINSVYSQTTLFAGETKDYAGYVVVPENSTDFSDFVSVIDKDSEEELLLEDDGVIINEKLAELLDVEVNDTISVTFDNSTYVVKVSGICQHHFMHYMYMSKTYYESLTSSDVKYNNAYVMTTSTTQSTLDSLGERLMELDEVSGTTFMSTTSETFQTQLQSVNSVVVILVVCAGCLAFVVLYNLTNINIQERKSEIATIKVLGFYKKEVDDYVFRENMLLSFIGAIVGCVLGKLIHMYLMPTIEIEMTMFVREISYSTYLVAIALTMIFTFIINHKMSKVIKKIDMVESLKSVE
- a CDS encoding C40 family peptidase; amino-acid sequence: MERNISSRLSSFLKENIVERKAMFLPFLCVVTFMLVGYAAVDKEAPVIETSRIELPYGEEFDASALYITDNQTSRELLEVTVNTDSLDVNQIGVYTITVEAIDQFSNVATKVVTVSVVDNKGPEFNVLGSNEGYTIVVPVMGSEDITSYMEAVDNVEGDVTPFIETSADLDTSAIGFQTITLTVSDSAGNVTEETYEFAISDDEAPVIELLSGSSYTLNYGDKFDIYDIVDIYDNFDESLDIVVNGEVDEELLGDSQEIEITATDGSGNETSQVVTVTVKDIESPSLSLSKSYVEVKEGATFTALNYVSSASDNYDGNLTSSVTASSISTSSTGTKTVTYTVTDSSGNTTTKTLKVYVYDSSISAGAQSAVTYAKTKIGSPYVYGATGSYSFDCSGFTQWCFKQAGVSIPRTAASQASSGTYVSRSNLQVGDLVFYSAYSGGSVTHVGIYVGNGMIIHCSSSKGVCYASLDVMNYVTARRY
- a CDS encoding NAD(P)H-hydrate dehydratase encodes the protein MQVGSQKEFQLYDEALLEKGYTMNQLIGFAAIGLSKQPIQANKIGIVCGNGNNGADGLALALMLQEKHQVTVYLTSVTGSLSVSHYLGKVVESGIVVHDGISLIDQEDLIIDAIFGSGLNRDVSGKYYDIIEKINTLDKPVIAIDIPSGLDCNSGLPKNISIKATQTRTICAYKQGFLLPHSKEYTGDIMLCPLVEKEVPFSTVVDNRIIQSIIKKRKYDDYKGKYGKVIHITGSNEYIGAATLAAKSSVYSGSGLVCCYSSSEVLTSVTINVPECIVKKRINTLDPIIYQHYDALLIGSGLGLDFSSEKYVEDVLEKSTIPMVIDGDGLTYVAMHLESLKKAHAPVILTPHIGEFKRLHPFYNETDYVLLAKEFALKWGVILVLKGPNTIVTNGNDTYRNTTGNSAMASAGSGDVLAGMIVSFLGQGYGPIEASIQAVYLHGLCGDIVANDNYTAVASKVIELIPKAMKRII
- the pgeF gene encoding peptidoglycan editing factor PgeF: MRLISWNPSKEIEAYTITKDFGDMSFQNPDQELILNNRLDLANYLETSLENFVALKQIHSSNFVEVTSEDAGLGAFSREDAIEESDAMYTRAENLFLMTFHADCTPILLYCPNQKIVACIHAGWLGTTREITKKVVTHLIEKEGCIPKEMLAYIGPCISYEKLEVQQDVIDKINAMSFDTTPFYHPTDEIHYLVDNKSLNKQQLLLSGLLEENITVNDLCTIKNNDLFYSHRCKETGRSITIIKRNKE
- a CDS encoding Rqc2 family fibronectin-binding protein yields the protein MANDGIVMHQTIDALKEKIETGRINKIYQISKYELLIHVRSNRENFKLLLSSHPMHARLHLTNMQYPTPEQPNTLTMLFRKYLEGGYIQKIEQVLTDRICHLTFLCHNELGDIVHYHMYIEIMGKHSNIILCNEDKKIIDCIKRISPSMNTTRFLQPGAMYQYPPMDDTKLNPYTSSYQEHNNLTKVYLGFSPLLSKEVLYRIDQGQYFEDIIKEIKDSRSIYISKVDDKEYFHILPLTHLQVEPTQLSIFDGFDTFFFAIDQKERIKQQTSNLSRFINNEYQKNVLKLEKLEDTLHISSNREEYRIYGDLLFSYLGMVQKGMWQVEVFNYYDNTNIMIELDPKLDGKENAKKYYNKYQKAKNSITVLNEQIEKTKIEIEYFDGLISLLNNANYYDALEIKDELESLGYLKKKTKKAKKPTKPRVETYFTKDNIEILIGKNNLQNDYLTFKSANRYDTWFHAQGMPGSHVVVKGQDLDEYTIRLASTIAAYFSKGKVSSSVPVSYTLVKNLKKPSGAKPGKVIVEAYKTIYIDPDDSWIKELTKK
- a CDS encoding GH25 family lysozyme — translated: MKKVNNNFYTKTYKLLLFPVILIFIFVLCLLLPSQQDSLFGIDLSKWNGEIHTIPQDVKFVIIRCGYTSSDSNTLNEDPLFKDYLDLCNEQNIPVGVYYYTMATTIQDATNEAQFVLDLIADYDIPLGVFFDIEDSTLLDYDDQLLNDICNAFCQEIEYNHYNAGIYASYYWWNHILDKEQLPYLKWIALYDDSSYILEDDYLIYQYTNTGTLEGYSCYFDFNTIKYKYW
- the gmk gene encoding guanylate kinase; this encodes MKKGVLIILSGPSGVGKGTVREELFKDESLNLAYSISMTTRSPRPTEHDGVDYFFVSKEEFEQKEAKGLLLESAQFVGNYYGTPAENVEKLLNEGKNVVLEIEVQGALQVMKKRPDALTIFLVPPSMEELERRIRGRRTEEDTIVQERLGKARAEIATKDQYKHVVVNDNVFKAKNSIALIIKEHQEHA